GGCCAGGCCAAACCGCCGTCATGGCTCCTCTTTTCCATCCCTTTCTCAGTCCGTTCACCTCCGCCTGGAGGTTCCTCGcttgctggggcagggcctggcagctCCGAGGAGGAGGCTATAAACAGCCGGTTGGGTTCACGCCCTCCCACCCCGGCCTCTgctcccctccagctctcctATTTTCAGCATCTGACTAGCAGTGGGGAACCGCAGGCGGAAGGTTCAGCACTTCCCCCTGCTCACGGCTGCGCCCACAGCGCTGGCGTGACGCGGGAGGAGTGAAGCGTTCCTTCCACAGGAGGGTCGTCACTGTGCCTTACCGCAGCAGCCTCCCTGAGAGACACGCTCCCGCCCTTCCTGGCCCTTGGAACAGCCAAGCAGagaaggaggaaactgaggcacggacatGCCCCAGCAAGCCAGTGACCGAGCAGGACCAGGTCCCCAGCACCCTGCGTTCAGCCCACTAGACTGCGCTGTCTCTCTGTGCACCTTGTGGCTTCCTAGCACTTACTCAAGACTTCTCTTTAGACAGCCAATTTTTGGAGTTTTTTTCCACCCTGCGGTTTGGCCCCCTGTGAATTTTCTGTGACTCTGCTGGCTGTGTCGACACGCGGGTTCCCCGCCTCAGACACCTTACGGGGGCTTTTTTCAGCTCCCGCCCTTTGAAACCCCGGCTGCCTTTGAAGAGAGGCGCGCTGAGCCCCCCAACTGAGGCCCCCTCCCGTCACTAATCAGCCCGGAAAGTCTTGGGGACTGTGACTAGACTGTGGCTGCAGCTTCCACACCAGATTCAAGGTCTGGGCTGTACACGGACGGGCCCAAGTTTCCAGTCAGGCCCGGGTGACGCCCAGCACAGATGGGGCCTGTCTCGGGGCGACCTACTAGGGAGATGAGGTGGGGGCGGTGTTCAGGGCGTGCCCCCCATGCAGATACACGACCCCAGGGTCAAGGTGTCCGAAGAAGTAGGGGAGGAAATGCTTTGAACGCCGCTTCGCCCAGGCCAGCAGCCCCGAGACAGGAGCGGAATTAGAGGCTGGCAGTACAGAGACCTGGGGGAGGGCGAGACGCCCTTGGTGGCGTGGCAAGGAAGGTGGAGGGAGTGTTCCAGGCAGGCGTGGCCccagacgagctgccggcaattGGCACCCTAGGCGGAACAAGCGATTGgagcccccgcctccaaagccctcaacggctgtttatcttggcgcccttgGCGACCGTCTCgttcgcctgtattgacaggCTGCCCCTGGTTCCAGGGTAGGTCGCCATGACCGGCTTGTCCATTTCGGCTCCGTCTACATTgcaatcctcttgcgcaaaagcctatgcaaatgaagcgcagattagcatattgctgtgcttcatttgcataattaattagggggccTTTTTACACAATAGGCTtatgtgcaaaaatggcccctaattaatcatgcaaatgaagcatggaagtatgttaatccgcacttcatttgcataggtttttacgcaagagggatgcaatgtagatgtagccttagaactGCAGGCGGCCCACAGTTCTTGCCTAGAGAAAGGGGGGAGGCTGTCACAGACGCCTGATCAGGCCAGTCCTCTATCCCCTCCCGTTCTCTAGGGCTCTGTCTATTTGCCTGTAAAGGAGCGTGGTGCtttgggttcccccctccccaaccggCGAGAGGGCGCTGGAAAGGCCCAGACTATAAcgggccagcctgctgggcagggatgggtccCGAGCCTGTCGGAGGCTGGGAACGGGGGACAGGGGCTGGGTCACTTggtgattccttgttctgttccctccctctggggcatggaCACCGGCCGGCCCTGGGCGAGATGGGCCATTGGGCGGCCCCAGGGTGGACATGGTGCTCTGGAGGAGCAGCCCTTCTGCCCGAGGGTGCGCTCGATGCTGGGCCTGCAGTGACACAGGCAGTGATTGCTTCATATCCTGCCTTGGGGAGCTCTCCCCGCCcgtgtcccctccctcccttccccccgcgaTGTTGAAACTGACCTCAGCCGGTTGCAAAGACTATTCTTGTATTTCCTGAGGTGAGGTGCAGCAGCTTTCacgcccctgctccccacagcgcatCGTGGCCGGGGAGCTGACGTCATGGGGCAGGCTGGGACCCTCGCTGCTCCCCTATAAAACCAGGGCCTTGCCCGGCAGGCCAGTATCATCGTCTAGCAGGACTCCTTGCCCTGGTTCTGCTCCTGCGGCTCACCCCAAAGCAGCATGAAGGTCTCCGTGGCTGCCCTCACCATCCTCCTCGTCGCGGCCTTCTGCTCCCTGGCCTCCGCCGCCCCACGTGAGTCCCGCCTCTCTGCCCAGGTCGAGCGCCCCTGTCAAGCCTGAATGCCGCTGGGCGTGGTGGCCTTTTCGCTGCCTCTGGGATGGAGGGGAGCCCCCGGCAGGCTGGGTTCAGTGTCTCCTCACAGGGCTGTTGGGATTATCAGTTGGCTCTTGCCAGGTTTACTGGAGGACCTGgagatgggggctgggagggggatggggtgggcgTCGAATCTGTCTCGTGTGGAGTAGGTGCTGGAGTTCAGGGGAGGCTAACGGCTCTGGCTGGGCTCCCCTTCCTGAGAGCCTGGCTCGGTGTGTCGTGTGGAAACGGGGCCGCCCCGCTGTTGCGGGAGGGACAAGCCACCCCGGTTGTGCGGGGACGCCTGTTCTGCGCCCCTCACCTCCAGACGGTCAATCTCTTTCAGTGGGGTCCGACACGTCCGTGTGCTGCTTCGGCTACGCCTCCCGGAAGCCCCCCCAGGGCCACCTGAAGGACTATTTCTACACCAGCGGCAAGTGCTCCCAGCCCGCTGTGGTGTAAGTACCGGGGCCTCGCCGGCCTGCCAGTGCCCTTTACCCCTGGGACCACCCTCTAGCTCCCTGCGGGGCCGCTCTGATTCCGGGGCAAGAGGCTTTTCCCAGGGAGGCGatgtggcctggggaggggcgtGAGGGAAGCTGGGAAAAGGCGGCTCTGAGGGGGATAGGGTATCCCCTTGGGGAGGGAGAACTCTCCAGGTGAAACCTCCCCTGTAGACAAGCCCTGGGGAAGCTAGCGAGGGTGTTAACTGTGCTGTAAGCGCCATTTCACACCTAGTGCAGACAAAGGTGAGTGTGTTCAATGGCGGCAGTTTCTGGGGGCCCTTATGTTGCTTTGACGTGGAGTGAGGCTGTGTTGGCAAACCACAGTCTGGGTTGGCAAAATGTATGAGGCTCAGGGGTGTAAATAGTTTgcgttgggttggtcctgccttgggcaggggctggacttgatgcctcctgaggtctctgcagCCCGggggttctatgagtctatgaatagtCCGCCCCCGAGTGAGTCAACTTACACTGACATAAGCACGTGTGGTGcgagggctgctcctgcccacgGAGCTTCTGCTGCGGGCGGAGGTGGTTTCATTGTGCCGACAGGAGAGCTCTCTgcattccccccagcactgggggtccgtctacactacaggcttcgtcgacagatactgttgacaaagcctctgtggacaaagagcgtctagacgacagccagttctgtcgacaaagcaaaccacTTTTTCGAGAGAGTcgagatgctctctttcgaaaaagcagcatGTGGATGCAATAACGCCCtctgtccacagaactctgtcgacacaaggtgttattcctcgtagaatgaggtttaccgccgtcgacaaaactgccgcctTCTGTCGACTTACTATCGACAGAacgcagcggtagtgtagacacaggtctagttttgtcgataaaagtccacttttgtcgacaaaaccctgtagtctagacacaccctgtgagtCTAGACGTGGCCTTAAACTGAACTGGAATTAGCGTCCACACGGGACTCACTTCCTGTGTAAACGCGCCTGGCCAGAGGGTTGGCCCCCACCGCTTACTGCTCTGCATGTAGCTGTCATGCCAGGTGCTTGGATTTGCACTGAACCCGGGGATCAGATCCGCTGCCCTGACACAGCATTTCCCCGGTTCAGCCAGAGCCCAAGGGGGAGAGCAGGGTGtgacccccctcctgcagccaaacgCTGCTGGGTCAGGCTGCAGGCTCTTCTCCCAGGGGTGCAATAAGCAGAGAACCAGGCTGACCTGAGACAGGCCACAATTTCCAGTCTCCCCCCCCAGGGGGACTGGATCTGTGAGCAGCTGGCGTTGGGGTGTTTTTCTGAATAGACCTTTagggggctcccagccctggcgtGGTTTAATAGGCCACGGGGCAGTCAGGTACCATGAGGCCTGGGATTCATGGGCTTGGGGTCTGGGCTGAAGCCCTTGAGGAGTCCTGAACAGGGAGCCATGGCCATGGACAAAGGGGGCATCCAACTCCCCGGGCCCGGCTTACTCCACAGCAAATTCCACCCCCAGGAGTGTTCTCACCCCCCGTCTCTCTCGTTCTGCACAGATTTGTCACCAGAAAGAACCAACAAGTCTGCGCCAACCCGGACACCAAATGGGTCAAGGATTACGTGAATTACTTGGAAATGAAGTGAGGGGCTGCTGGAGACCTGGCGCACGTCCTGGAGCATTGCCCACGCCAGGGGCTCTTGCGCGGTCCAAGGAACTCCCACGCCGCCGCTGCGCTTCCACGGCTAGCTGGCACTTTAGAGACCTTCTCAGCTATTGTGTTTATAATGTGAAAGACTCGCTGCTGCTCTCGATGTTCCTCCTTTCTGGCACAAACAAGGCCCTGAGCACGTATGGGCTTTAAAAATCCTATGGCCCATAGATGTAACTGCCTGTGAGGCAGTCTTACCTAGCAGTTAGAGCACTGGATTGGGACTCAGGATACCGGGCTTTATAGGCAAGTCACTGCCctgcttggtgcctcagtttccccagttgtGAAATAGCTAATGAGTCTGACCTCTCTGGTGAAGAGGTCTGATGGGAAGTGCAGTTGAAAAGTTTGGTGTTATTCTTCCTCGCCTGGCTAAATGCCATTTCAGTTATTTCCCTGACTTCCCTCTGTGGTCTCAAATGGttacggggcttcccctgcccttgctgctctAAGCTCTGTGCAGCTTGGGAGCAGGTGGCGGTCACCCAGAGACGTTACCCAGAGGCGGTCGCATTCCAGGAAGGGGGGAAGTAGCCCCGGCTTGCACCTGCGTGACACTGTCTGCACGTCTGAGAAGCGCGTTAGGACGACAGATACAACTCAGCTCATGCAGTAAGATTATTGGCCTGATATTTattgggggccgggggggggggaggctatgGACCAGCCACCCTCAGCTTTCTGTTTGACATACTGCCACTTGCTGGTTTCAAGGAATAAAAATGTTCTCCTCTCCGTGAagtgctgcctctctctccttgcgCTCCAAAGTGCCTGGCACCGGGTTTAAACCAACCTCGAACTGCCGGGGCAGAATGAGCCCTGGGCCTGACGGAGCATCCCACGTCAGCTGCCTCAGGGTCTGACTCCTTCCCCAGGGCCTGGCTCCGGCCGCAGGCAGCGATGGGCTGGAGGGACCCTGGGTCCAGCCCACTTGGCCCTTTCCCCGGTGTCTCCCTGTTTCCCTGATTCTCAGAGACCTGACCCCGTCCATTTCTTACGCCCCGCAATGGAACCCCCTTCCCTAGGCCCTGTCTGCGGGGGGCCACGCAGGGGCAGCCTGGGCCAGCCCGGACCActgagccctgctctgctccGGGGGATGCAGCGGCCCGGTGTGCAGGCATTCTGAGCAGGCCCAGCagtttctggggtgggggggaactgtGGGCCACGGGATGCTTTGCCCGCGGGACGGGAAGTCAGCTGAGGAGCCGATGGGCCTGTCtgaccctcagggtatgtctagacaacagggttttgtcgacaaaactagaccTGCCTCtgcactaccgccgagttctgtcaccATAACGTCGACAGAAGGCGGCAgctttgtcgacggtggtaaacctcattctatgaggaatagcgcctTGTGTCGACAGCGTTCTGTGGACAGAGGgcgctattgcatctacactgtccttgcgtctacactgtcatgtcggcaaagcggctttgtcgacagaactgcctgtctagacgctctttgtcaacagaagctctGTCAGCAGTGTCTGTTGACCAAGCTTctatcaacaaaagcctgtagtctagacgtaccctcagctcCCAGACTGTGATGCCGGGCCCAGGTGTGGTGTGCGGACAGCGGTGACCTCCAGTCGGCAGAGGCAAAGCTCAGGGACCAGAGCCCCGGCCTGGCAGGAGGACTTGGAAGGGAAGTTCCCTGGGGATCGCTCTGCAGTGAGGACGGTCGGGGAAAGCCCCATGAGGAAATGAACCGTGTGTAGAGCAGAGTCCGCACAGCCTGGGCCCCGAACTGAGCAACCAGCGCAGAGGGGCCCATGGACTAGCAGCTCGGTGAGTGCACCGGTAGCTCTCCCAtagcctgtcctgccccccacacacactccagggGGGTTGACACTATTTACCCTCAGCTTGAGCTCACTtggagccccatccctgggcacTGCGGGAGGCAGGGGCCCGGGGAAGCCAGGGTGCCTGCGGCACGATCCAGGTGGCGTTCAGCAATGTCCTAGCATTCTTCCAAGGCGCGGGTCTTGCGTAAGGAAAGCTGAGACCCCACCTCGTCCTCCCTGCCTCCGAACGGCTCCTTCCCTCCCAAAGCTCCGCACCCAGCCTCAGCTCCCGGTGCAGGAACTCAGGGCCCAGGGGTGCTAGACGTGGGCTCCCGGATACCCAGGGTTCAGTTTGGTTCCGTGGCTCTCAGTGCCCCTCTGTGACTTTGGCCCCCTTCCGCTCAGCTGTGCTGGGAGCGCAGGCCGCTGTCCCTACAGGGCTGCACCAGTGCCGGGCGCGGCGCAAAacgcctgggccagggcctctcaGAGCGTTGTGGCAGAGGAGAGAGGGCTGccgcccagccccgcctcctcccagtcATTGCGGGAGCAGATGTTTTAGACAAACAGCCTGTCCTGATTCCAACGTGGCCAGTGGtggagccccacccccaggtaaaTGGTTTCAGTGGCTAATGACTCTCGCCACTGCAAACCCGTGTCCTGTTCCAAACTGCACGTCCATGCGCCCCTCTGGGCACATCACTCCCGGGGAGCGGGGGAACCTGAGCTTAGTGCCCACGTGGAGGGAAGGGATTTGCATCTCGAGTCGCGGCGACCATGGCCGAGCCAGGTGCGGTGGCTGGAGCTGCCGTTAGACAGGGCAGACAGGAGAGACGCGCTGCCTTTGGATCGGTGTATAGACCAGCTGTGGGAGCAGCGTCCGGTGGGGCTCAGGGACCCACAGCCTGTCGACAAGGGCGGGCAAAGGGGCAGATGTCCCAGGGCCCAGCGAATCTAAAGGGCTGCCGGCCGCTGCTGCCACAGTGTCtgtagaatggccaccagagggccaggtggctctgaggggagGGGCAAACAGGCCACCTGGATggcatagccccgccccttctttctgaggccccacccctgacaggagtgcagagctggctCCTCTGGGTGTCAATCATCACCACTTGGGGGCTCTCTCAATAGATGCGCCAGCATCCTAGAaccccaggatgggcagagacgtcaggaggcatcgagtccagtcccctgcccacggcaggaccagccccaacgaAATcagcccagacagggctttgtcaagcagggatggagattccacccctccccagggaacccagcccagcgcttccccacccgcctagggaaacagCTTTTCTTAatctccaacccagacctccccctgcaacttgagcccatcgctccttgttctgctgttccccacccccgagaacagcctctcgccagcccctttggaccccccttcagggagtcgcaggctgctctcaaatccccccttgctCTTTGCTGCAGACtacacaagcccaaatccctcagtctctcctcccaagccatgtgctccagcccccagctgctgggcctgCTGGTGTCAGTGTGCTCTGGGACTCCTTCCCCTGCAGAGTTTGCTGCAAGACTCCCTTCTGGCCCTGGGAGCAAGGGCAGCGCATGAGAGGGTCTCATTAATTAAATAACCTTCACCTATGTGATGGGAGCGGGCCCAGGTCACCTGACTCCTCCTGCCCGTAAATAACACAATTGGCCTCGCGCTGCTGTACCAGGGATGTGGCTTTATTCCATGGCTGTTGCCGACAGTTCAGtgcctgcagcacagcacagggGCACTGGCGGGAATGGCCCATTGCCAGGCCCCTCGCCAGGAGTGGTGCTCACGACAGGCTGGTAACGTACTCACGAACCCAGGCATCGCTGGGGTTGGCGCAGATCAGGCGTCCCTGCCTCGTGGTAAACCTGTGCAGTGCGAAATAGATGTCACAGCAAGTGGGGCTCTGTGGAGAACCAATCGCCCCCTCTCCCAAATGCACCCTCAGCAATTCCCCCGCAGAGCCCAGCCGATTTCCTTCCTGCTGGTCTTTCACCCCGGAGGATTCTCTGTCAGATCCTCCTGCCGACCTTCTGTAGCCCACCGGCCCCACGTACTGATGCCTTTCCGTCCTCGCACTTCCTGACCCTCCTCACAGCCCTCGATAGGAGCCCTGCTAGGCCCTTAGTCCTTTTTGTcccacagcaccttagagacgaacagcGATACATAGTGTCACCAGCTTCCATGGGCAAATGCATGAGCCACTCCaacccatctgatgaagtgggttttactcacaaaagcttgcGATGCTCCatgtttttgtcagtctctaagggtgtgtctagacaacagggctttgtcgacaaaagtggacttttgtcgacaaaactagacctgcgtccacactgcctttgagttatgtcgacataacgtcgacataactcagcagttttgtcgacgtatgtaaacctcattctacgaggaataacgccttttgttgacagagttctgtctatAGAAGGCatcattgcatctacactgccctttgcgtccacactgttatgtcaacaaagcggcttgctttgtcgacagaactggatgtagtctagacgctctttgttgacagaagctttgtcgacagtatctgtcgacaaaaccctgtagtctagacacaccctaaggtgtcACAAGACGGCTCATTGTTACAGAcgaacacggctccccctctgagacgtAATACTTTTTGCAACAGTTTCTCTGCTCAGAGCTTGGGGGCCATGTTTTATTTTCCTCCTTaacctcctctgccctcccgggAGCTCTTCCAGACGAGAAAAGCTGGGTTAGGGTCAGAGTGAAACGGAGACTTTCTAGCCCATGTCAAATCGCAACATTTATTTTCATCCCAAGTCGGAACAAAGCATTGGAATGGCAACATTTTCATGGGGCAGAAATTCCAATAAACCTCCATTTTCAAATAACTCCCTGGTTTGTTCCCCCATCAAGTGAAAGAAAGAGAATCCGCGGCGTTTGACTTTGGTTCCTTGAATGACCCTAAAGATTTCGGATTTTGGTTTCTCATTGGGGCATGTTGCCGCATGGCAGTTGTAGTTAAGAATCTGGTGCCCTCGATTGCTCCCCGGTGGACTAGTGTCCATGGCTGGACCACGTTTTTTGTCATGGAACCAGAGTCTGGTTTCACTATAGAGAACTTGGTCAGAGGGAAATCAACATTGCATCATGGGTGAGATCATCCTCTGCCGGTTATAGAGCATAGAacgctaggactggaagggacctcgcgagtcatcaagtccagtcccctgccctcccggcaggaccaagcactgagACCacccctggcaggtgtctgtccaacctgctcttaaaagtctccagagatggagattccacaacctccccgggcaacttattccagtgtttaaccaccttgacaggcaggaagttttacctaatgtcctggttctgccatctgccaccactgcgaacagcctctctccagcctcttgggagccctccttcagggagttgcaggctgctctcaaatcccccctcactcttctctgctgcagactagacaagcccagctccctcagcctctcctcccaagccatgtgctccagcctccagcTGCTGGGTCTGCTGGTGTCGGTGTGTTCTGGTGAACAGTGACTTCTTCCCCTGCAGAGTTTGCTGCAAGACTCCCGTGGGCGAGAGGACGGTGCATGAGAGGGTCTCATTAATTAAATAACCTTCACCTTTGTGATGGGAGCGGGCCCAGGTCACCTGACTCCTCCTGCCCGTAAATAACACAATTGGCCTCGCACTGCTGGACCAGTGATGTGGCTTTattcaacctccctggctgcagttgaagccaattgcttcttgtcctgtcctcagaggccaaggagaacaatttcccctccccctctctgtgacacctgttgtatattgggttgtagatgtAGATCTTGTTGTAGTAATTGAGTTGTCACTgaggtcagcccagctggtttgggcttgttctagttagttctgtgctatgcaataaaatggacacttccAACTACTCCAGCtttctgcctttccactgatttcttcctattctGAAACTCCAAATGACACAACAACACCCTTGTAGATgcctgaaaaccgctctcctggcccctgtcagtcttctcctttccaaactacacaagccccatttcttcagccttccttcatcgctcatgttctctagaccagtgtttctcaacctgtgctccgcagagccccagggcgCCGCGAGatatctccaggggctccgcgaggctgacaaactggaaacatcgataagTACAGCACATACAATGAGTGGACCGTTGGGGCTCCtcatacatttttacgcatgtaaagggctccggagcccaaaaagtttgagaaccgctggtctagccctttaatcattctcgttgctcttctctggaccttctccaacttctccacagctttcttgaaatgcggtgcccagaactggacacaatgctccatctgaggcccaatcagcactgaccagagcggaagaatgacttggTAAAGCCCACAAGACAGAATGGGGGCTTGAACTACAAGCAGAGGAGTTGACAGACATGCTGGGCCCTcggtgctcccagaaggggcggagccttgggcagaaggggcgggactggagGCAGCCAGTTTCCGACCTGCCCAGAGAGTGTTGCCTGGCAccctggcagtgatttaaagggcccacggCTCCGGCCGCTGCTGCAGTAGTCACCAAGCCCTGGAGCAATTGCCCTTTCTCCCAGcccccatcggcaggcctgaCTACAAGTCCCATGAGGCAATGCTCTGCTAGGCAAATCCAGTGTAATGTTTTATTGTGCTGATTCAGAACAACACACCTCAGGCCAGTGAAAGAACCCAAACGTTTCAATgtgggtcacacacacacacacagtgcacccAACATATACACAGCATCCAGCACACCCCCACTCCGCTCTCTTCCTGCGGCTTGGAAGTCTGTACTTACACTACACCTGGCTGGGAGCACATGCCTCCGGTGAGAAAATAACCGACGAGCAAGCTGCGCGGGATCCGCCGGCGTATGTAGCTGAAGCAGCAGTCGGTGGGAATCCCCGAGCTCTCTGGAAGAGAGGGAAGGAACCGATGTGCAGTTCTGTGCCCTGAGCGTGATGCAGGCAAAGATGAGCGCTGGGGGGTAGGGAGAAGAGGCCCCCAGCAGTGGGGTGCGAGGacgggggcaggagaaggaggaagggaaaggcagGGAGAACTAGGGTTCCTCTCTTTGAAGGAACTACTCAGCTGTTTGGCACCTTGCTGGGCTGCAGGCttcatcccccccagccctcccccctcgtCCTGTCCGGAGCATCG
The nucleotide sequence above comes from Pelodiscus sinensis isolate JC-2024 chromosome 21, ASM4963464v1, whole genome shotgun sequence. Encoded proteins:
- the LOC102463713 gene encoding C-C motif chemokine 5-like, whose amino-acid sequence is MKVSVAALTILLVAAFCSLASAAPLGSDTSVCCFGYASRKPPQGHLKDYFYTSGKCSQPAVVFVTRKNQQVCANPDTKWVKDYVNYLEMK
- the LOC102463449 gene encoding C-C motif chemokine 3-like; its protein translation is MKVSMAALVLLLSTTCGSQVSIDPRSFAKSSGIPTDCCFSYIRRRIPRSLLVGYFLTGGMCSQPGVVFTTRQGRLICANPSDAWVREYVTSLS